One window of Helicobacter winghamensis ATCC BAA-430 genomic DNA carries:
- a CDS encoding ATP-dependent nuclease, which translates to MKINTRNIEFENFRNLGIKDSKQENLSNKLQLGSIDKEHIGGLLALLGSNNDGKSNVLDGLASFSNAALKDSDKPDYRGHNGEPKLILEYKITDAKTLEAITESTKDTQEQDINSNFSGKTFGIFFTEGSLEKGVERNESDTQEEYCELIQNMFESSQVYGIYGYDEAGNRKEIRLILLEHNRILLCSVDQGGKALKCFSAVQKKHNEIKDKDRAIKLACKFVIGDTKAPKNCDDAKELREFLKDEFEKAEFNQTESQSSISASQVKPYIFRATLTPNGLETNLPKELEIYKDFDIEQAKEHIRKCLSQVFKVFGDSYYNRNDKEAIQNLQTSLNQHKELESLQRLYKNLKDAVKNNSSLKRDEDLQTLLQTPLKSFQKDMQRQKDRDIIKEHFDIAFLPNIVLYKENAIAKKDLKVEPSKISESDFFQALFTILERNIAMIQEAYEKDDSDYLTTTQDEINDLFTSTINKRFNDLYCLEQSVYSFHIKLDSAFVELSIRKNNDTINLERQSTGFRKFFNLFFNFLYKGEIGRGDIVLIDEPENSLSIPTQKDLRKFLKDYGMKSGILFIIATHSPYMLDITHLDEVRIVKALNSLESNGNGKGSLIINDFSMLGYGESDALNDICKALGDNIRFDETRLIFVEGIMDYNILNAYSQIYDYKDSNKLIFLPLSGLGGKDDTEPSNENNDEELHFSDEQKQKAQNLITFAKRLRIHPILLVDNDKAGQAMKNGAEKEFTHKLSVITLQDPFQNGRISVKTIETLFDDKDRERLYIDNWKSNKIAGTASSSFKNSNLDNLSDTSTNHFKILFKYLVEFNKEIN; encoded by the coding sequence ATGAAAATAAATACGCGAAATATAGAATTTGAAAATTTTAGGAATCTAGGCATAAAAGATTCTAAGCAAGAAAATCTTAGCAATAAATTGCAACTAGGATCTATTGATAAAGAGCATATCGGTGGATTATTAGCCCTACTTGGCAGCAATAATGATGGAAAAAGTAATGTGTTAGATGGTTTGGCTAGTTTTTCAAATGCTGCACTAAAAGATAGCGATAAGCCAGACTATCGCGGACACAATGGAGAGCCAAAGCTAATCCTAGAGTATAAAATCACAGATGCAAAAACATTAGAAGCGATAACAGAATCCACAAAAGATACACAAGAGCAAGACATAAATTCTAATTTTTCGGGTAAAACTTTTGGGATATTTTTTACTGAAGGTAGCCTAGAAAAAGGTGTGGAGCGCAATGAAAGTGATACGCAAGAGGAGTATTGTGAGCTTATCCAAAATATGTTTGAAAGCTCTCAAGTATATGGAATCTATGGCTATGATGAAGCGGGAAATAGGAAAGAAATCCGCCTTATCTTGCTAGAGCATAATCGTATATTACTTTGCAGTGTAGATCAAGGTGGCAAGGCATTAAAGTGTTTTAGTGCCGTGCAGAAAAAACACAATGAGATTAAAGACAAAGATAGAGCAATTAAACTTGCTTGTAAGTTTGTAATTGGTGATACTAAAGCTCCCAAAAATTGTGATGACGCAAAAGAATTGCGAGAGTTTTTAAAGGACGAGTTTGAAAAAGCAGAATTCAACCAAACAGAATCTCAATCAAGCATTAGTGCTTCACAAGTGAAACCATACATTTTTAGGGCAACGCTAACACCTAATGGATTAGAAACAAATTTGCCAAAAGAGTTGGAAATATACAAAGATTTTGATATTGAACAGGCAAAAGAGCATATAAGAAAATGTTTAAGTCAAGTATTTAAAGTTTTTGGAGATTCTTATTATAATCGCAATGATAAAGAAGCGATACAGAATCTTCAAACATCTCTTAATCAACACAAAGAACTAGAAAGTCTGCAGAGATTATACAAGAACTTAAAAGATGCTGTTAAGAATAATTCCTCGCTTAAAAGAGATGAGGATCTACAAACTCTCTTGCAAACACCACTTAAGAGTTTCCAAAAAGATATGCAAAGGCAAAAGGATAGAGATATTATTAAAGAGCATTTTGATATTGCATTTTTGCCCAACATCGTGCTGTATAAAGAAAATGCAATTGCCAAAAAGGACTTAAAAGTAGAGCCTAGCAAGATAAGCGAATCAGACTTCTTTCAAGCACTTTTTACAATCTTGGAGAGAAATATAGCGATGATACAAGAGGCTTACGAAAAAGATGATAGCGATTATCTCACCACCACGCAAGATGAGATTAACGATCTTTTTACAAGCACGATCAACAAACGCTTTAATGATTTGTATTGTTTAGAGCAATCTGTGTATAGCTTTCATATTAAATTAGATTCTGCATTTGTGGAGCTAAGTATAAGAAAAAATAATGACACTATCAATCTAGAGCGACAAAGCACAGGGTTTAGAAAATTTTTCAATCTCTTTTTTAACTTTCTCTACAAAGGCGAGATTGGCAGGGGCGATATTGTCTTAATTGATGAACCAGAAAATAGCCTAAGCATACCCACCCAAAAGGATTTGCGTAAGTTTCTTAAAGACTATGGCATGAAAAGTGGGATTTTATTTATCATTGCTACACACTCGCCCTATATGCTAGATATTACCCACCTTGATGAAGTGCGGATTGTAAAGGCATTAAATTCTTTAGAATCTAATGGTAATGGCAAAGGCTCACTTATTATTAATGACTTTTCAATGCTAGGCTATGGAGAAAGTGATGCGTTAAATGATATATGCAAAGCATTAGGTGATAACATTAGGTTTGATGAAACAAGGCTTATATTTGTAGAGGGTATTATGGATTACAATATTCTAAACGCATATAGTCAAATTTATGATTACAAAGATTCTAATAAGCTTATATTTTTGCCTCTTAGCGGACTTGGCGGTAAAGACGATACAGAACCTAGTAATGAAAATAACGATGAAGAACTACATTTTAGCGATGAGCAAAAACAAAAAGCACAAAATCTCATTACTTTTGCAAAAAGATTGCGTATCCACCCCATTTTGCTAGTAGATAATGACAAAGCAGGACAAGCTATGAAGAACGGTGCAGAAAAAGAATTTACACATAAGCTTTCGGTAATTACACTGCAAGACCCATTTCAAAACGGCAGAATCTCCGTTAAAACAATAGAAACACTCTTTGATGATAAAGATAGAGAAAGACTCTACATTGACAACTGGAAGTCTAATAAGATAGCAGGCACTGCTTCAAGCTCATTTAAAAATTCAAATCTGGATAATCTTAGTGATACCAGCACAAATCACTTCAAAATCTTATTCAAATATCTTGTTGAGTTTAATAAAGAAATAAATTGA